The Serpentinimonas maccroryi genome has a segment encoding these proteins:
- a CDS encoding RNA polymerase sigma factor, with amino-acid sequence MASSDPRAELISLLPRLRRFAYGLTGDGHQADDLVQAGCLKAIERWSQYQGGTSLASWLFRILQTTWLDEYRTRQRQQTDSWDEGFEELMGDDGTSLLEARSEARAVRRLVAELPEDQRAVLMLVAVEGLSYKEAAEVLELPLGTVMSRLARARARLAEGLGAKGR; translated from the coding sequence ATGGCGTCCTCTGATCCACGTGCCGAGCTCATTAGCCTGCTGCCGCGCTTGCGCCGCTTCGCCTATGGGCTGACCGGCGACGGGCACCAGGCCGACGATCTGGTGCAGGCCGGCTGCCTGAAAGCGATCGAGCGCTGGAGCCAGTACCAGGGCGGCACCAGTCTGGCCAGTTGGCTGTTTCGCATTCTGCAAACCACTTGGCTCGACGAGTACCGCACGCGCCAGCGCCAGCAGACCGATTCGTGGGACGAGGGTTTTGAGGAGTTGATGGGTGACGATGGCACCTCGCTGCTAGAGGCGCGCAGCGAGGCCCGCGCCGTGCGCCGGCTGGTGGCCGAACTGCCCGAGGATCAGCGCGCGGTGCTGATGCTGGTGGCGGTCGAGGGCTTGTCGTACAAAGAGGCGGCCGAGGTGTTGGAGCTGCCCTTGGGCACGGTGATGAGCCGCTTGGCGCGGGCCAGGGCCCGTCTGGCCGAGGGTTTGGGCGCTAAAGGGCGCTAA
- a CDS encoding anti-sigma factor family protein, with protein sequence MTIDTMTLLAYLDGQLEQEADYERVEQALQQDAGLRERLQALVQQSATIRSAFRAKLEEPVPPQLVAAILNAPWPQVQAVGQRSKPQLAVDAAAQPAVDPAPPSPWRRLWRHWVGALLGGPSGSGNQGGARSGAGGAAAGGGASAGAGRGAGLVAWAPGRLLQGVALASLVWVVLLLWVWPQAVPTAPRPHWAQSGAPVHDERVLTALQAVASAQVVRIGADTLEVLGSFERAPGQHCREVQELRQSAGAQTQTQTLAVLCQTPDSGWAVAFAASETVPVGAFETASGAQQAALQAFYEGLGTVQFLSADEENARLTAGWQGPAPRP encoded by the coding sequence ATGACGATCGACACCATGACGCTGCTGGCCTATCTGGACGGTCAGCTCGAACAAGAGGCCGACTACGAGCGCGTCGAGCAGGCGCTGCAGCAGGATGCGGGCTTGCGCGAGCGCCTGCAAGCGCTGGTGCAGCAGAGCGCCACCATCCGCTCGGCCTTTCGCGCCAAGCTCGAAGAGCCGGTGCCGCCGCAGTTGGTGGCGGCGATCCTGAACGCGCCTTGGCCGCAAGTGCAAGCGGTGGGGCAGCGTTCCAAGCCGCAGTTGGCCGTGGATGCGGCTGCACAGCCCGCCGTTGACCCGGCGCCGCCCAGCCCGTGGCGGCGTCTGTGGCGGCACTGGGTGGGCGCGCTGCTGGGCGGGCCAAGCGGCAGCGGCAACCAAGGGGGTGCGCGATCCGGTGCCGGGGGTGCGGCAGCAGGAGGTGGCGCCAGTGCCGGCGCTGGCCGGGGCGCGGGTTTGGTGGCTTGGGCGCCGGGCCGGCTCTTGCAGGGCGTGGCGCTGGCCTCGCTGGTCTGGGTGGTGCTGCTGCTGTGGGTCTGGCCGCAGGCTGTGCCCACGGCCCCGCGCCCGCACTGGGCCCAGAGCGGCGCGCCAGTGCACGATGAGCGCGTGCTGACGGCGCTGCAGGCGGTGGCCAGCGCGCAGGTGGTGCGCATCGGCGCCGACACGCTCGAGGTGCTGGGCAGCTTCGAGCGCGCCCCGGGGCAGCATTGCCGCGAAGTGCAGGAGCTTCGCCAAAGCGCTGGCGCACAGACGCAGACGCAAACGCTGGCGGTGCTGTGCCAGACCCCGGACAGCGGTTGGGCGGTGGCATTTGCCGCCAGCGAAACCGTGCCTGTGGGTGCGTTCGAGACCGCCAGCGGGGCCCAGCAAGCGGCTTTGCAGGCGTTTTACGAGGGCTTGGGCACGGTGCAGTTTTTGTCGGCTGACGAAGAAAACGCGCGCCTGACGGCGGGCTGGCAGGGGCCGGCGCCGCGCCCCTGA
- a CDS encoding L-threonylcarbamoyladenylate synthase codes for MTLDARALAGATAGAPEPVLQRACAQLQAGRLLALPTETVYGLATDADAPEAVARIYAAKGRPADHPLIVHVGGSQPAHWQPALAHYTRACPDFALRLMAACWPGPLTLILPRRPGVASAAAGGQGSIGLRCPAHPVAQAVLQAALQVGIRGLAAPSANRFGRLSPTRAEHVAAEFAGLLSDDDLLILDAGPCQVGIESTIIDCSRSQPVLLRPGVLPLSTLEAAAGQPLAARDAAAPRASGTLSAHYAPRARLRLLPAPELQTALDLLGPDARHLAIYSRSPLRCASAHVLQERMPQQASACAHELFAVLRALDRPGTRLIWVETPPDDPAWDGVRDRLQRAAASG; via the coding sequence CTGACGCTGGACGCGCGCGCCCTTGCCGGCGCAACGGCTGGCGCGCCAGAGCCCGTGCTGCAGCGCGCCTGCGCCCAGTTGCAGGCCGGCCGCCTGCTCGCCCTGCCCACCGAGACCGTCTATGGCTTGGCGACCGATGCCGATGCGCCCGAGGCGGTGGCGCGCATCTATGCCGCCAAGGGCCGGCCGGCCGACCATCCCTTGATCGTGCATGTGGGCGGCAGCCAGCCCGCGCACTGGCAGCCGGCGCTGGCGCATTACACCCGCGCCTGCCCTGACTTTGCCCTGCGCCTGATGGCCGCTTGCTGGCCCGGGCCGCTGACGCTGATCCTACCGCGCCGCCCTGGTGTGGCCAGCGCCGCCGCCGGTGGCCAAGGCAGCATCGGACTGCGCTGCCCGGCGCACCCGGTGGCGCAAGCGGTGTTGCAAGCCGCCCTGCAAGTGGGCATCCGGGGCTTGGCGGCCCCGAGCGCGAACCGCTTTGGGCGTTTGAGCCCGACCCGCGCCGAGCATGTGGCGGCCGAGTTTGCCGGCCTGCTTAGCGACGACGATCTGCTGATTTTGGATGCCGGCCCCTGCCAGGTGGGGATCGAATCGACCATCATCGACTGCAGCCGCAGCCAGCCGGTGCTACTGCGCCCCGGCGTGCTGCCCTTGAGCACCCTCGAAGCCGCTGCCGGCCAGCCACTGGCCGCGCGCGATGCCGCAGCCCCACGCGCCTCGGGCACCTTGAGCGCGCACTACGCGCCGCGGGCCCGGTTGCGCCTGCTGCCCGCGCCCGAGCTGCAGACCGCGCTCGACCTGCTCGGCCCCGACGCACGCCACCTGGCGATTTACAGCCGCAGCCCGCTGCGCTGTGCCAGCGCCCACGTGCTGCAAGAGCGCATGCCGCAGCAGGCCAGCGCCTGCGCGCACGAGCTGTTTGCGGTGCTGCGCGCGCTCGACCGCCCTGGCACGCGGCTGATCTGGGTCGAAACCCCGCCGGACGACCCAGCCTGGGACGGCGTGCGCGACCGGCTGCAACGCGCGGCGGCGTCGGGTTAA
- a CDS encoding 5-(carboxyamino)imidazole ribonucleotide synthase codes for MNNPASLNSANSPASPASPASAPAAVGVGSAERGCAQPLLQPALQPPQPLPPQLLPGSLSPSGQPCTLGVLGGGQLGRMFVQAAQKLGYACAVLEPEDHSPAAQACPQHIQADYADLLGLEQLAQRCDAITTEFENVPAEALRWLAQRRAVAPSAAAVALAQDRIAEKAHFSACAQQAGVGPAPYAVIETEAQLQAAPTALLPGILKTARLGYDGKGQQRVHTGAELRAAWQRLGGVPCVLERLLPLKAELSVLVARGRDGQVVHYPPQRNLHRNGILALTEACPGSLPAGLAARAVSASALIAAQLGYVGVLCVEFFVIDDGSAEGALVLNEMAPRPHNSGHYTLDACDVSQFELQVRTLAGLPLVAPRQHSPALMLNLLGELWFDAQGQARSPDWAAVLALPGAHLHLYGKLEARPGRKMGHLTLTGSSAQQVRATALAAAAILGLAPWP; via the coding sequence ATGAACAACCCGGCCAGCTTGAACAGCGCGAACAGCCCGGCCAGCCCGGCCAGCCCGGCCAGCGCACCTGCCGCCGTTGGCGTGGGCAGCGCAGAGCGCGGCTGCGCCCAGCCCCTGCTCCAGCCCGCACTCCAGCCGCCCCAACCATTGCCACCGCAGCTGCTTCCCGGCAGCCTAAGCCCCAGCGGCCAGCCCTGCACCTTGGGCGTGCTGGGCGGGGGCCAGCTCGGGCGCATGTTCGTGCAGGCGGCCCAAAAGCTGGGCTACGCCTGCGCGGTGCTGGAGCCCGAAGACCACAGCCCGGCCGCCCAAGCCTGCCCGCAGCACATCCAAGCCGATTACGCCGACCTGCTGGGCCTCGAGCAGCTGGCGCAGCGCTGCGACGCCATCACCACCGAGTTCGAGAACGTGCCGGCCGAGGCCCTGCGCTGGCTGGCGCAGCGGCGCGCGGTGGCGCCATCCGCCGCCGCAGTGGCGCTGGCACAAGACCGCATTGCCGAAAAAGCCCATTTCAGCGCCTGCGCCCAGCAAGCCGGCGTAGGCCCGGCGCCTTACGCGGTCATCGAGACCGAGGCCCAGCTGCAGGCCGCCCCCACGGCGCTGCTGCCCGGCATCCTCAAAACCGCGCGCCTGGGCTACGATGGCAAAGGCCAGCAGCGCGTGCACACCGGCGCCGAGCTGCGGGCCGCATGGCAGCGCCTGGGCGGCGTGCCGTGCGTGCTCGAGCGCCTGCTGCCGCTCAAAGCCGAGCTGTCGGTGCTGGTGGCGCGCGGCCGCGACGGCCAGGTGGTGCACTACCCGCCGCAGCGCAACCTGCACCGCAACGGCATTTTGGCGCTCACCGAGGCCTGCCCCGGCAGCCTGCCCGCCGGGCTGGCCGCGCGCGCCGTGTCGGCCAGCGCCCTGATCGCCGCGCAGCTGGGCTACGTGGGCGTGCTGTGCGTTGAATTTTTTGTCATCGACGACGGCAGCGCCGAGGGCGCGCTGGTGCTCAACGAGATGGCCCCGCGCCCGCACAACAGCGGCCACTACACGCTCGACGCCTGCGACGTGTCGCAATTCGAGCTGCAGGTGCGCACCCTGGCCGGCCTGCCGCTGGTGGCGCCGCGCCAGCACAGCCCGGCGCTCATGCTCAACCTGCTGGGCGAACTGTGGTTTGACGCCCAAGGCCAAGCGCGCAGCCCGGACTGGGCCGCCGTGCTGGCTTTGCCCGGTGCGCACCTGCACCTGTACGGCAAGCTCGAGGCGCGCCCCGGCCGCAAGATGGGGCACCTCACGCTCACCGGCAGCAGCGCGCAGCAGGTGCGCGCAACGGCGTTGGCCGCAGCAGCCATTCTGGGCCTCGCGCCGTGGCCCTGA
- the purE gene encoding 5-(carboxyamino)imidazole ribonucleotide mutase produces MNATVQIGVVMGSSSDWETMRHAVEILQQLGVAHEARVLSAHRMPDDMFAYAESAAGRGLQAIIAGAGGAAHLPGMLAAKTTLPVLGVPVAGKALGGVDSLHSIVQMPKGIPVATFAIGAAGAANAALFAVAMLALHDPALLQRLQAFRAAQTEAARAMTLPPQSSP; encoded by the coding sequence ATGAACGCAACCGTGCAGATCGGCGTGGTCATGGGCTCCAGTTCCGACTGGGAGACGATGCGCCACGCCGTCGAGATTTTGCAGCAGCTGGGCGTGGCGCACGAGGCGCGCGTGCTGTCGGCGCACCGCATGCCCGACGACATGTTTGCCTACGCCGAAAGCGCGGCCGGGCGCGGGCTGCAGGCGATCATCGCCGGCGCCGGTGGCGCGGCGCACCTGCCGGGCATGTTGGCAGCCAAAACCACGCTGCCGGTGCTCGGCGTGCCGGTGGCGGGCAAGGCGCTGGGGGGCGTGGATTCGCTGCACAGCATCGTGCAGATGCCCAAAGGCATTCCGGTGGCCACCTTTGCCATCGGCGCCGCCGGGGCCGCCAACGCGGCGCTGTTTGCCGTCGCCATGCTGGCCCTGCACGACCCGGCGCTGCTGCAGCGCCTGCAAGCCTTCCGCGCCGCGCAGACCGAGGCCGCGCGCGCCATGACGCTGCCGCCGCAGTCCAGCCCATGA
- the trxA gene encoding thioredoxin, with protein MIDVTLANFESEVIAASAQVPVLVDFWAPWCGPCRTLGPLLEKLEAAYQGRFKLVKIDSDQQQQLAAAFGIRSIPTCVLLIDGQPVDGFTGALPESQLRAFLDKHLPELDSAPPDEAPEPTDLNAEEQLARLLQRLQQEPGNHDLRFDCVRHLIAHGQFEQAELALAPALAQIPLQLRFEALSHWLNALLFCSTDERGQWPLERFDELIAHDKRDFETRMAKSRLLIALGEWPAALDELLEIIQRDRRWANELARKTYIGLLELMTPPAPKPDPAQAGKSAGGIELSGKALQATDPQSELVARYRRRLSMALN; from the coding sequence ATGATCGACGTCACCCTTGCCAATTTCGAGTCCGAAGTCATCGCCGCATCTGCGCAGGTGCCGGTGCTGGTGGATTTTTGGGCCCCTTGGTGTGGGCCCTGCCGCACCCTCGGCCCGCTGCTGGAAAAGCTCGAGGCCGCCTACCAAGGCCGCTTCAAACTGGTGAAAATCGACTCCGACCAACAGCAGCAACTGGCGGCGGCCTTTGGCATCCGCAGCATCCCCACCTGCGTGCTGCTGATCGACGGCCAGCCGGTCGATGGCTTCACCGGGGCGCTGCCCGAGAGCCAGCTGCGCGCCTTCCTCGACAAGCACCTGCCCGAACTCGACAGCGCGCCGCCAGACGAAGCACCCGAGCCCACCGACCTGAACGCCGAAGAACAGCTGGCGCGGCTGCTGCAACGCCTGCAACAGGAGCCGGGCAACCACGATCTGCGCTTCGATTGCGTGCGCCACCTGATCGCCCATGGGCAGTTTGAGCAAGCTGAGCTGGCGCTGGCCCCTGCGCTGGCGCAGATTCCGCTGCAACTGCGCTTCGAGGCGTTGTCGCATTGGCTCAATGCGCTGCTGTTTTGCAGCACCGACGAGCGCGGCCAGTGGCCGCTGGAGCGCTTCGACGAACTGATCGCGCACGACAAGCGCGATTTCGAAACCCGCATGGCCAAGAGCCGGCTGCTGATCGCCTTGGGCGAATGGCCGGCGGCGCTCGACGAGCTGCTCGAGATCATCCAGCGCGACCGCCGCTGGGCCAACGAGCTGGCGCGCAAGACCTACATCGGGCTGCTGGAGCTGATGACGCCACCCGCACCCAAACCCGACCCGGCGCAAGCGGGCAAGAGCGCCGGCGGCATCGAGCTCTCCGGCAAGGCGCTGCAAGCCACCGACCCGCAAAGCGAGCTGGTGGCGCGCTACCGCCGCCGCCTGAGCATGGCGCTCAACTAA